One Gimesia aquarii DNA segment encodes these proteins:
- a CDS encoding MFS transporter: protein MSKRRKAGLSLIFVTVFIDLLGFGIVLPLLPRYGEHFEADGGTLGLLMASFSAMQFLFAPIWGRISDRIGRRPILILGLLGSTVFYGMFGFATSLGKEGIFLGIGALSWLFITRIGAGIAGATIPTAQAYIADITGPKERGKGMALIGAAFGIGFTFGPLIGAAFVSAETGATPSAAPGYVACVLSGIAALLSIFLLPESLDKETSVSLSKRHHWFDVASFRHALARPKIGIILLTIFLTTFAFAQFESTLSLLTQELGFAARSNFYIFAYIGLILTLSQGILVRRLIPKMGEYRMGLAGIVLMVVGLLLIGVAGKSDSYTLLYAVLPISVIGFSATTPSLQSLLSLNTSEDEQGGILGVGQSISALARILGPLAGIVLFKGTKNGFIQGSITSPYWVGAVIMVLGLLLLGFLKSHATDTAIET from the coding sequence GTGTCGAAAAGACGCAAGGCAGGCCTGTCACTCATTTTTGTGACTGTCTTTATCGATTTGCTCGGTTTTGGAATTGTCTTACCATTATTACCACGATACGGAGAACACTTTGAAGCAGATGGCGGTACGCTGGGCTTATTAATGGCATCGTTCTCTGCGATGCAATTTCTCTTCGCTCCTATCTGGGGTCGCATCTCAGACCGCATAGGACGTCGCCCCATCCTGATTCTTGGTTTATTAGGCTCAACAGTTTTTTATGGAATGTTCGGCTTTGCAACATCGCTGGGTAAAGAAGGTATCTTTCTTGGAATTGGAGCTTTGTCCTGGCTTTTCATCACACGCATCGGTGCAGGTATTGCGGGTGCAACGATTCCAACAGCTCAAGCTTATATAGCAGACATTACAGGCCCCAAGGAACGTGGAAAAGGAATGGCTCTCATTGGTGCTGCATTCGGAATTGGCTTCACTTTTGGCCCCTTAATCGGAGCCGCGTTCGTCTCCGCAGAGACGGGTGCCACCCCAAGTGCCGCCCCTGGATATGTCGCTTGCGTACTATCAGGAATTGCTGCCCTGCTCTCAATCTTCTTATTACCAGAATCACTTGATAAAGAAACCTCTGTCTCACTTTCAAAACGTCATCATTGGTTTGATGTCGCCAGTTTTCGTCACGCTCTTGCCCGACCAAAAATTGGGATCATTCTGCTGACCATCTTTTTGACCACATTCGCTTTTGCACAATTTGAATCCACGCTGTCCCTGCTAACACAGGAACTGGGATTCGCTGCCCGTAGTAACTTTTATATTTTTGCTTACATCGGATTGATTTTGACCCTAAGCCAGGGAATTCTCGTCAGAAGACTGATTCCCAAAATGGGAGAATACCGCATGGGACTGGCTGGTATTGTACTGATGGTGGTGGGTCTTTTATTGATCGGAGTTGCTGGGAAATCAGACTCTTACACATTGCTATATGCAGTGCTACCTATCTCTGTAATTGGTTTTTCAGCGACAACCCCTTCTCTACAGTCACTGTTATCTCTCAACACTTCAGAGGATGAGCAAGGAGGTATCCTGGGAGTCGGCCAGAGCATTTCTGCTCTGGCACGAATTCTAGGTCCACTAGCAGGTATCGTTCTTTTTAAAGGAACAAAAAACGGTTTTATACAAGGAAGTATTACATCCCCCTATTGGGTTGGTGCTGTCATCATGGTTCTTGGCCTTTTATTGTTGGGTTTTCTTAAGTCGCATGCCACTGACACAGCAATTGAAACTTGA
- a CDS encoding Gfo/Idh/MocA family protein, whose translation MNLTPEQEQIGKDNFNEAVSLTRRDFITAAAATTTGLGAAYFGYEKLKGKPVKVGFIGTGDEGSVLITQHPPEYMEIVAIADLRPSNRKKAIHGHGNEHRVGLINKLGQEKASQIQQFEDHKQLIAAKDQLGLEAVVIAVPLSQHAPIAMAALDAGLHVLSEKLMAHNITECKDLIKKAEEKKLLLAVGHQRHYSVLYDNANQLVKTGLLGDIRHIRAQWHRNNSFPGRDSWRKKVPKEDAQALADKVKEFGYDDMDELVNWRLYNKTGGGLMAELGSHQLDACSIFLGKVHPLAVQGYGGKNFYGVEGIGSKDKQEDDREIDDHVYVTFEFPGPNYDAETNPRDVCIVTYSSINTNRWEPYGETVLGSRGTLIMKTEKEALLFKESSPSTGGGGPDQRLWVINSNDGSGPVLDAYETTAPSAGASDTSQAMGDKISRGYTEEMEHFCHCIRTNNFKGPFEGGLKCNGTVAMADAIMALTSNLAMKHKIRIEFKPEWFDPNDPATPEAEFSDKLA comes from the coding sequence ATGAATTTAACTCCCGAACAAGAACAAATCGGAAAAGACAATTTTAACGAGGCAGTCTCTTTAACAAGACGTGATTTCATCACTGCTGCCGCTGCGACAACAACCGGTTTAGGTGCCGCCTATTTTGGGTATGAGAAGCTCAAGGGGAAACCTGTTAAAGTTGGCTTCATTGGGACTGGTGATGAAGGTAGCGTGCTTATCACTCAGCATCCGCCAGAATACATGGAAATTGTAGCGATTGCCGACCTGAGGCCTTCCAATAGAAAGAAGGCTATTCACGGGCATGGAAATGAACACCGTGTCGGTCTGATTAATAAACTGGGGCAAGAAAAAGCATCACAAATCCAACAATTCGAAGATCACAAACAACTCATTGCCGCAAAAGATCAGTTGGGACTGGAAGCTGTTGTGATCGCCGTACCGCTCAGTCAGCATGCACCGATTGCAATGGCCGCTTTAGATGCGGGATTGCATGTGCTTTCAGAAAAGTTGATGGCTCACAATATCACTGAATGTAAAGATCTGATAAAAAAAGCGGAAGAGAAAAAACTCCTCCTCGCCGTCGGTCATCAGCGTCATTATAGTGTGCTCTATGACAACGCAAACCAGCTTGTCAAAACGGGTCTGCTTGGTGATATCAGACATATTCGTGCCCAATGGCATCGCAATAACAGTTTTCCAGGCCGTGACAGTTGGCGTAAGAAAGTTCCTAAAGAAGATGCTCAAGCGCTAGCCGATAAAGTAAAAGAATTTGGCTATGACGACATGGATGAGCTGGTTAACTGGCGTCTCTATAACAAAACGGGAGGGGGCTTGATGGCTGAACTGGGAAGCCATCAATTAGACGCCTGTAGTATTTTTCTAGGAAAAGTCCATCCATTGGCTGTCCAGGGCTATGGCGGTAAAAACTTCTACGGTGTAGAAGGCATCGGTTCAAAAGACAAGCAGGAAGATGATCGAGAAATCGACGACCATGTCTATGTGACCTTTGAATTTCCCGGCCCCAATTATGATGCGGAAACGAATCCACGCGATGTCTGTATTGTGACGTATTCCTCAATCAACACGAATCGCTGGGAGCCTTATGGTGAAACCGTCTTGGGTAGTCGAGGCACACTGATCATGAAGACTGAAAAAGAAGCCTTGCTCTTCAAAGAATCCAGTCCATCTACCGGCGGCGGAGGCCCTGATCAACGACTATGGGTTATTAACTCAAACGATGGCAGTGGACCTGTGTTGGATGCATATGAAACCACGGCCCCTTCTGCAGGTGCTTCAGATACCTCACAAGCAATGGGTGACAAGATCAGTCGTGGTTACACTGAGGAAATGGAACATTTCTGCCATTGTATCCGTACGAATAATTTCAAAGGTCCCTTTGAAGGCGGTTTGAAATGTAACGGAACAGTTGCAATGGCGGATGCAATCATGGCATTGACCTCTAATCTTGCAATGAAGCATAAAATTCGCATTGAATTCAAGCCAGAATGGTTCGATCCTAACGATCCAGCGACTCCAGAAGCAGAGTTCTCAGATAAACTTGCGTAA
- a CDS encoding DoxX family membrane protein, producing MKDLKKISGIAILLIVLLRLSIGWQLLYEGLWKIDTLSSNRPWTAAGYLKNAKGPFRDHFRNMTGDPNDMNWLDADKVKAKWSGWEQRFLNHFPNITDAQKSKLHQMVSGSDSFAAELSALPPGVEIRGSLGKAIQFDPKRKRLIVKGDQHLTPAEKYRLQSMVPVTKEANGKLSGGTKLDQDFYTAVEKVYARSARLSYIEKMQASLRGNPEVAGHVDKKQEGTIDGKRIGELEQYQIALERYEKKLKEADQDFKRDHLDKIWAEIQEMRASLVNPIRAMEDDMKAEAYKLLTPEQLAAGPVPPENTEMHRINMMTIAALTILGILLLIGLGTRIAAIAAAGMLLSFYLVMPPWPGVPAAPGPEHSFIVNKNLIEVIALLAIACLPTGSWFGIDRMFYRFFNKNKNS from the coding sequence GTGAAAGATTTAAAAAAAATCTCAGGTATTGCCATCCTACTAATCGTGTTGCTACGACTTTCGATTGGCTGGCAGCTGCTTTATGAAGGCCTTTGGAAAATTGATACTTTAAGTTCCAACAGACCATGGACTGCTGCAGGATATCTAAAAAACGCTAAGGGACCATTTCGGGACCATTTCCGTAATATGACGGGCGATCCCAATGATATGAACTGGCTGGATGCAGATAAGGTCAAAGCAAAGTGGTCTGGCTGGGAACAACGGTTCCTGAACCATTTCCCCAATATCACAGACGCCCAAAAATCGAAATTGCATCAAATGGTGAGTGGCAGTGATTCATTTGCGGCAGAACTGAGTGCCCTACCTCCGGGAGTCGAAATAAGAGGTAGTCTAGGTAAAGCAATTCAGTTTGACCCTAAGCGAAAACGGTTGATTGTCAAAGGCGATCAACATTTAACACCTGCTGAAAAATATCGACTGCAATCAATGGTCCCAGTGACAAAAGAAGCAAATGGGAAACTGTCTGGCGGTACAAAGCTGGATCAGGATTTTTATACAGCCGTTGAAAAAGTTTATGCACGCTCTGCGCGACTGAGTTATATCGAGAAAATGCAGGCTTCCCTGCGTGGAAATCCTGAAGTAGCCGGCCATGTTGACAAAAAACAAGAAGGTACCATTGATGGCAAGCGCATCGGTGAACTTGAACAATATCAAATTGCCTTAGAGAGATATGAAAAGAAGCTAAAGGAGGCAGATCAGGATTTTAAAAGAGATCATCTTGATAAAATCTGGGCTGAAATACAGGAAATGAGAGCCAGTTTGGTCAACCCCATTCGTGCGATGGAAGATGACATGAAAGCGGAAGCCTACAAGCTTCTGACACCAGAACAACTGGCTGCTGGCCCCGTTCCTCCAGAAAACACCGAAATGCATCGCATTAACATGATGACGATTGCTGCTCTGACAATACTGGGGATTTTACTTTTAATTGGATTGGGAACCCGAATTGCCGCCATTGCCGCCGCAGGAATGCTACTGTCGTTTTATCTTGTGATGCCCCCCTGGCCCGGAGTTCCTGCTGCACCGGGACCTGAACACAGTTTTATCGTCAATAAAAACCTGATTGAAGTGATTGCGTTACTAGCGATCGCCTGTCTGCCAACAGGAAGCTGGTTTGGCATCGATCGTATGTTTTATCGTTTTTTCAACAAAAACAAAAACTCATAA
- a CDS encoding FAD:protein FMN transferase, with protein MPEKKSESNRRDFLTGRVIKQAAEQAGENLADYLSNATEEITVPSGGSTIRLSTRAMATEFAVVMNPGRSQQVIQASDALDMLHELEQLMTVYRSNSEMSRVNAEAAAGPVSIDSRLFEVLDQSRQICLDTEGGFDPSSGPLIALWQDRRRLGRIPTQTEIDSCLAHTGIDQFEFDHTNQTIHYRFPENELNLGGIGKGYALDVAGQFLKEQKLENWLFYGGFSSILARGSHNQLQGWPVGIKNPLFTSQRLGTILLKNYAMSTSGSSVQHFRHEGKRYGHILDPRTGWPVSELLSVTVIAPSAALADALSTAFYVIGIEKALEYCENHSEVGTILIPAPTQGRKLSPVIRGIPNEFLFLDRDQLLS; from the coding sequence ATGCCTGAAAAGAAATCGGAAAGTAATCGGCGCGACTTTCTAACTGGACGTGTTATAAAACAAGCCGCTGAGCAAGCCGGAGAGAATCTGGCTGATTACTTGAGTAATGCGACCGAAGAAATAACAGTACCATCGGGTGGTTCGACCATTAGATTGAGTACACGTGCTATGGCAACGGAATTTGCTGTGGTCATGAATCCCGGCCGTAGTCAACAGGTAATCCAAGCCTCTGATGCCTTGGACATGCTTCATGAACTGGAGCAGTTAATGACGGTCTACAGAAGCAACAGCGAGATGTCGCGAGTCAATGCAGAAGCTGCTGCAGGTCCCGTTTCAATTGATTCTCGTCTGTTTGAAGTACTCGACCAGTCTCGTCAAATCTGTTTAGATACAGAAGGCGGTTTCGACCCTTCTTCCGGCCCTCTCATTGCACTTTGGCAAGATCGCAGAAGACTGGGACGTATTCCAACCCAAACAGAAATCGATTCGTGCCTCGCTCATACAGGCATCGATCAATTTGAATTTGACCACACAAATCAGACTATACATTATCGATTTCCCGAGAATGAATTGAACCTTGGTGGAATTGGTAAAGGATATGCATTAGATGTCGCAGGACAGTTTTTAAAAGAACAAAAGTTAGAAAACTGGCTTTTTTATGGGGGATTTAGCAGTATTCTTGCCAGAGGTTCTCATAATCAGCTCCAAGGTTGGCCGGTAGGGATCAAAAATCCACTTTTTACCAGTCAACGATTGGGAACAATCTTATTGAAGAATTATGCAATGTCGACCAGTGGATCCTCAGTGCAACACTTCCGACATGAAGGAAAACGTTATGGGCATATCCTCGATCCTCGAACCGGATGGCCTGTTTCGGAATTGCTGTCTGTAACGGTTATTGCTCCCTCTGCAGCTCTGGCTGATGCACTTTCGACTGCTTTTTATGTAATCGGGATCGAAAAAGCTCTGGAGTATTGCGAAAATCATAGTGAAGTCGGTACGATTTTAATTCCAGCCCCCACCCAAGGCCGAAAACTTTCACCGGTGATTCGTGGAATTCCGAATGAGTTTCTGTTCCTGGATCGCGACCAATTGTTGTCATAA
- the leuD gene encoding 3-isopropylmalate dehydratase small subunit has translation MKKVESITGTGIPLLLDDIDTDRIIPARFLRCVTFEGLGEHAFEDDRIQDPNHPFDDPSYKDASILVGGRNFGCGSSREHAPQSLIRWGIKAIIAESYAEIFFGNCTSLGVPAVCASQETLETLDQAIKNQPDQEITVDLLTMKISCGDQEFDCTLPDNARTALTSGSYDFLAQLLKSKEEIKERATTVPYFTSFA, from the coding sequence ATGAAAAAAGTTGAAAGCATCACCGGGACTGGAATCCCATTGTTATTAGATGATATTGATACCGATCGGATTATCCCGGCCCGTTTTTTGCGTTGTGTCACTTTTGAAGGTTTGGGGGAACATGCTTTTGAAGATGACCGCATCCAAGACCCAAACCACCCTTTTGACGACCCAAGCTATAAGGATGCATCCATTTTAGTGGGAGGACGTAACTTTGGCTGCGGCTCTTCTCGTGAACATGCACCTCAATCATTGATACGCTGGGGAATTAAAGCGATCATTGCCGAATCTTATGCCGAAATCTTTTTCGGTAACTGTACTTCACTGGGAGTTCCGGCTGTCTGCGCCAGCCAGGAAACACTCGAAACTTTGGATCAAGCGATTAAGAATCAACCAGATCAGGAAATCACCGTTGACCTGCTCACGATGAAAATCAGTTGTGGTGATCAAGAATTTGACTGCACTTTACCAGACAATGCACGCACTGCTCTGACTTCGGGATCCTATGACTTTCTGGCACAATTACTCAAAAGCAAAGAGGAAATAAAAGAACGCGCAACAACTGTGCCTTACTTTACATCTTTTGCTTGA
- the leuC gene encoding 3-isopropylmalate dehydratase large subunit, whose product MSNTKNLFDKVWDLHFIKTLESGQDQLLIGLHLIHEVTSPQAFEMLRERGLKVLFPERTIATVDHIVPTKNQARPFADNLAEQMMTAIEKNCLEFGVTLLDVDDIRQGIVHVVGPEQGLTQPGMTIVCGDSHTSTHGAFGSIALGIGTSQVAHVLATQTMALERPKVRQILINGELGPGVTAKDVTLHVIRKLGVQGGVGYAYEYAGEVFERMSMEERMTVCNMSIEGGARCGYINPDQTTIDYLKDRPCSPQGDAFDKASEWWLSLASGPDAKFDHVVELDAAEIEPTVTWGITPAQSVGVSETLPPISSYPEHEQTLITEAFRYMELEENQPIKGQKIDVAFIGSCTNSRISDLREAAKVVEGRHVAEHVKALVVPGSQLVRKQAIEEGLDKIFSDAGFEWREAGCSMCLAMNPDKLVGNELCASSSNRNFKGRQGSPTGRTLLMSPTMVAAAAVNGCVTDVREVISPVTV is encoded by the coding sequence ATGAGTAACACGAAAAACCTGTTCGACAAAGTTTGGGACTTACACTTCATTAAAACTCTTGAATCGGGACAGGACCAACTCCTGATCGGCTTACACCTGATTCATGAAGTGACCAGTCCGCAAGCATTTGAAATGCTCCGTGAACGTGGTTTGAAAGTCTTGTTTCCCGAACGAACAATTGCAACTGTTGATCATATTGTTCCCACAAAGAATCAGGCACGGCCATTTGCAGACAATCTCGCTGAACAAATGATGACAGCCATCGAAAAAAACTGTCTTGAATTTGGAGTCACTCTGTTAGATGTAGATGATATTCGCCAGGGAATCGTCCATGTTGTCGGTCCAGAGCAAGGACTAACCCAACCTGGTATGACGATAGTTTGTGGTGACAGCCATACCAGTACACATGGTGCATTCGGCTCAATTGCACTCGGTATTGGAACAAGTCAAGTCGCACATGTATTAGCGACACAGACGATGGCGCTGGAGCGTCCTAAAGTACGTCAAATTTTAATCAATGGTGAGCTTGGTCCTGGCGTAACAGCAAAAGATGTAACCCTGCATGTGATCCGAAAACTAGGTGTTCAAGGAGGCGTTGGCTATGCTTATGAATATGCGGGAGAAGTCTTTGAGCGCATGTCGATGGAAGAACGCATGACCGTTTGCAATATGAGCATCGAAGGGGGCGCCCGCTGTGGCTATATCAACCCCGATCAAACTACGATCGACTACCTGAAGGACCGCCCTTGTTCTCCTCAAGGAGATGCTTTTGACAAAGCCTCTGAGTGGTGGTTGAGCCTGGCATCTGGGCCTGATGCGAAGTTTGATCATGTTGTTGAGTTGGATGCAGCCGAAATCGAGCCTACTGTCACTTGGGGTATCACTCCAGCACAATCAGTCGGTGTCTCAGAAACATTGCCACCCATTTCAAGCTATCCGGAACATGAGCAAACGCTGATTACAGAGGCGTTTCGCTATATGGAACTGGAAGAAAATCAGCCCATTAAGGGACAAAAAATCGATGTTGCCTTTATTGGCTCTTGCACGAATTCAAGGATTTCTGACTTGCGAGAAGCAGCGAAAGTTGTTGAAGGACGTCATGTTGCAGAACATGTAAAAGCACTTGTAGTTCCTGGCTCACAACTGGTTCGTAAACAAGCCATTGAAGAGGGGCTCGACAAAATCTTTTCTGACGCGGGCTTTGAATGGAGAGAAGCTGGTTGCTCCATGTGTCTGGCAATGAATCCCGATAAGCTGGTCGGTAATGAACTTTGTGCATCGTCCAGCAATCGAAACTTCAAAGGTAGACAGGGTAGCCCCACAGGCCGCACCCTGCTGATGAGCCCGACAATGGTTGCCGCCGCCGCCGTTAACGGCTGTGTGACTGATGTGCGAGAAGTAATCAGCCCAGTCACAGTTTAA
- the ffh gene encoding signal recognition particle protein, with protein MFEGLTGNLKNALSGLARGGKLTEGNIKDGLREVRQALLEADVNYEVATKFIERVTEQSVGEKVLKSIRPDEQIVGIVHQELINLMGPVEPDLAFKPSGITILMMCGLQGSGKTTTCGKLARLLKEQGRKPMLVAADLQRPAAIEQLKVIAGQVGVPAHTEAPEGNNAVKVCQNGLSQAKKLGNVDTVILDTAGRLHVDEQLMQELEQIERKLQPDQVIFACDAMTGQDAVNSAKAFNEALELDGVILTKLDGDTRGGAALSVKEVTGVPIKFIGVGEALDRLEPFHPDRMAGRILGMGDVVSLVEKAQQQFDEEQAADLQNRMASGKFSLSDFQKQMATIRKMGPMREIMKMIPGMGGLLDTNPDVDPGSEMKRIDAIISSMTPAERENPDLIDHSRRRRIAMGSGTDPSEISRLVKDFNNMAGVMQKMAGMGMRDKMKAMKELSSGGMMDPMGGLTKQKARSKRGGDPVKLREKKKKERKAKKKQRKKNR; from the coding sequence GTGTTTGAAGGATTAACAGGCAATCTGAAAAATGCGCTCAGCGGTCTTGCCCGTGGTGGGAAACTAACCGAAGGCAATATCAAGGATGGTCTGCGCGAAGTCCGACAGGCGCTGCTGGAAGCTGATGTTAATTATGAAGTTGCCACTAAATTCATCGAACGGGTTACAGAGCAGTCCGTTGGAGAAAAAGTCCTTAAGTCAATTCGACCTGATGAGCAGATTGTCGGGATTGTCCATCAGGAATTGATCAACCTGATGGGGCCAGTCGAACCTGATTTGGCTTTCAAACCTTCCGGAATCACGATCCTGATGATGTGTGGGCTTCAGGGAAGTGGAAAGACTACTACCTGTGGTAAGCTGGCACGCCTGCTCAAAGAGCAGGGACGAAAGCCAATGTTAGTGGCGGCGGATTTGCAACGTCCTGCAGCCATTGAACAATTGAAGGTGATTGCCGGGCAAGTTGGAGTTCCTGCGCATACAGAAGCCCCCGAAGGAAACAACGCGGTTAAGGTTTGCCAAAACGGGCTGAGCCAGGCAAAAAAACTTGGGAATGTTGATACCGTCATCCTCGACACGGCAGGTCGTTTGCACGTTGACGAACAGTTGATGCAGGAATTGGAGCAGATTGAACGCAAGCTTCAGCCTGATCAAGTGATTTTTGCCTGTGATGCCATGACCGGGCAGGATGCCGTTAACAGTGCGAAAGCCTTTAACGAAGCTCTGGAACTAGATGGCGTCATTTTAACAAAACTAGACGGTGATACTCGAGGCGGGGCGGCTTTGAGTGTCAAAGAAGTAACCGGCGTTCCGATCAAGTTTATCGGTGTCGGAGAAGCTCTGGATCGATTGGAGCCATTTCACCCTGATCGGATGGCTGGTCGTATCCTGGGTATGGGAGACGTGGTCTCTCTGGTCGAGAAAGCACAGCAGCAGTTTGATGAAGAACAAGCTGCTGATCTTCAAAACCGGATGGCTTCAGGAAAATTCAGTCTGAGTGACTTCCAAAAGCAGATGGCAACCATCCGAAAAATGGGGCCGATGCGGGAAATTATGAAGATGATACCCGGTATGGGAGGACTCCTGGATACAAATCCGGACGTTGATCCGGGATCAGAAATGAAACGCATTGATGCGATCATTAGTTCGATGACTCCAGCCGAACGAGAAAATCCTGATCTCATTGATCATAGTCGCCGTCGCCGAATTGCGATGGGGAGTGGTACTGATCCTTCCGAAATCAGTCGTCTCGTAAAAGATTTTAATAATATGGCCGGTGTTATGCAAAAAATGGCTGGTATGGGGATGCGTGACAAAATGAAAGCCATGAAAGAGTTGTCTTCCGGAGGAATGATGGATCCCATGGGAGGGCTTACAAAGCAGAAAGCACGTAGCAAGCGTGGTGGTGACCCAGTCAAGTTGCGTGAGAAAAAGAAAAAAGAGAGAAAAGCAAAAAAGAAGCAACGTAAGAAAAATCGTTAG
- the rpsP gene encoding 30S ribosomal protein S16 — translation MAVRIRMKRMGRKHRPFYRICVMDSRKQRDGEAIEEIGTYDTSVADKSKRVAINMERVDYWMSVGAKPSDNVATLIKKVKQNKFGTAAAPAPLIAPKEPAPEPEPEAQEESAEATTDESATAEEAPSEEASE, via the coding sequence GTGGCAGTTCGTATTCGTATGAAAAGAATGGGGCGTAAGCATCGACCCTTCTATCGGATTTGTGTAATGGATTCACGCAAACAACGTGATGGAGAAGCAATTGAGGAAATCGGTACTTACGATACCTCTGTTGCGGATAAATCAAAGCGCGTGGCGATTAACATGGAACGTGTTGATTACTGGATGTCAGTCGGAGCGAAACCTTCTGATAACGTGGCAACACTGATCAAAAAAGTGAAACAAAACAAGTTTGGAACAGCAGCAGCACCCGCTCCGTTGATTGCTCCTAAAGAACCTGCTCCCGAGCCAGAACCAGAAGCTCAGGAAGAGAGTGCAGAAGCAACAACTGACGAAAGTGCTACAGCTGAAGAAGCTCCTTCGGAAGAGGCTTCTGAGTGA
- the trmD gene encoding tRNA (guanosine(37)-N1)-methyltransferase TrmD: protein MRFDILTLFPELFDSYLEQGLLKRAIQNQLVEIQRWNYRDWATDKHSSVDDRPYGGGPGMLIGCETVFKCVEHVQEVIPETGKLIMLTPQGKTLDQKLALELSKEQQLTLLCGRYEGFDERIRIGLKPMEVSAGDFITNGGEVPAMLIIETVIRLIPGVLGDESSAKYDSFSESGLLEYPQYTRPQNFRGMEVPDVLLSGNHQEISRWRHEQSLIRTRERRGDLLTESESNST, encoded by the coding sequence ATGCGATTTGATATCCTGACACTGTTTCCCGAACTGTTTGATAGCTATCTTGAGCAGGGTTTGCTCAAAAGGGCGATCCAAAATCAATTAGTAGAGATTCAGCGTTGGAATTATAGAGACTGGGCAACAGACAAACATTCCTCAGTTGATGACCGCCCTTATGGTGGGGGCCCGGGAATGTTGATTGGCTGCGAGACAGTTTTTAAGTGCGTAGAACATGTTCAAGAGGTGATTCCTGAGACTGGTAAGTTGATCATGTTAACCCCGCAAGGGAAAACATTGGATCAAAAACTGGCCTTGGAATTATCAAAAGAACAACAACTGACATTATTATGTGGAAGATATGAAGGATTCGACGAACGAATCCGCATTGGACTAAAACCAATGGAAGTTTCAGCAGGTGACTTCATTACCAATGGAGGGGAAGTGCCTGCGATGTTGATTATTGAGACTGTGATCCGGTTAATTCCGGGAGTATTAGGTGATGAAAGCAGTGCCAAATATGATTCTTTTTCAGAATCGGGGTTGTTGGAGTACCCACAATACACGCGGCCTCAAAACTTTCGTGGAATGGAAGTTCCGGATGTGTTATTAAGTGGGAATCATCAGGAGATTTCACGTTGGCGGCACGAACAGAGTTTAATTCGAACTCGTGAACGACGTGGAGACCTTTTAACTGAGTCGGAATCAAATTCAACTTGA
- the rplS gene encoding 50S ribosomal protein L19, translating to MQELMKKVEESSLREEPLQFEIGDTVDVHTRIQEGDKERIQIFSGVIIARRGSGTRENFTVRRIVAGEGVERIFPVNSPKIAKLEIKRHGRVRRAKLYYLRDRVGKSTRLTERRAKKGEE from the coding sequence ATGCAGGAATTAATGAAAAAAGTAGAGGAATCCAGTCTTCGCGAAGAGCCACTTCAATTTGAAATCGGTGATACAGTAGATGTACATACCCGAATTCAGGAAGGTGACAAAGAGCGCATTCAGATTTTCAGCGGTGTCATCATTGCACGACGCGGAAGTGGAACGCGTGAAAATTTCACAGTTCGACGTATTGTCGCTGGTGAAGGTGTTGAGCGAATTTTTCCAGTCAATTCCCCCAAAATCGCCAAGCTAGAAATTAAGCGACATGGTCGTGTTCGCAGGGCAAAACTTTACTACTTGCGTGATCGGGTTGGAAAATCAACACGTCTTACAGAGCGACGAGCGAAAAAAGGCGAAGAGTAA
- a CDS encoding YraN family protein, with amino-acid sequence MAGKWLSKLLGDQGERAAIKFLKQAGYSILAKQYRTGQGEIDVIALDGQTVVFVEVKTRRSDSKGKPFEAITPQKQSQLTRLASSFLKKHKLLQQPARFDVISILWPRARANSAKPEIQHFQNAFAPSGKFQFFT; translated from the coding sequence ATGGCTGGTAAATGGCTCAGCAAGTTGTTGGGAGATCAGGGCGAACGCGCTGCCATCAAATTTCTAAAGCAAGCCGGTTACTCGATTCTCGCGAAACAGTATCGCACGGGGCAGGGTGAGATTGATGTGATTGCCTTAGATGGGCAGACAGTCGTATTTGTCGAAGTGAAAACACGGCGGAGTGATTCTAAGGGAAAGCCGTTTGAAGCAATCACGCCACAAAAACAGAGCCAGCTCACTCGACTGGCCAGTTCCTTCCTAAAAAAACACAAGCTACTTCAACAGCCCGCTCGGTTTGATGTCATTTCTATTCTATGGCCTCGTGCACGTGCAAATTCAGCAAAACCCGAAATACAGCATTTTCAAAATGCATTTGCTCCTTCAGGTAAGTTTCAGTTCTTTACTTAA